In Fusarium oxysporum f. sp. lycopersici 4287 chromosome 6, whole genome shotgun sequence, a single window of DNA contains:
- a CDS encoding alcohol dehydrogenase: protein MPVIEIPKEQWAQVLEKPGGLVVHKKVPVHMPGPDEVLVNVKYSGIFHTDLHAMMGDWPLKRKIPLT, encoded by the exons ATGCCTGTTATTGAAATCCCAAAGGAGCAATGGGCGCAAGTACTCGAAAAGCCCGGCGGCC TGGTAGTTCATAAGAAAGTCCCCGTGCATATGCCAGGCCCTGATGAGGTACTGGTTAATGTGAAGTATTCAGGCATCTTTCATACCGATTTACATGCTATGATGGGCGATTGGCcactgaagaggaagatacCTCTCACATGA